In one Candidatus Hydrogenedentota bacterium genomic region, the following are encoded:
- a CDS encoding HDIG domain-containing protein gives MIGQFRKRHQLSPGIYRGQQQDDTRSRETRLRRVLLAVALVFLVIAVTKQLNFGTSADKLDYDGRFPAKESLIAEFGFESEDVEKTREAREASAARVPDSFHVDAESVKRQLGQFDTFVAKVNALKPEVEKAVLAVRARGESGASETAAISKAVREIADAAVTNDELLRATKPEHLAVWLTPRMPAPAEPKPDPATETKTATDAQGASQQAPIELAHAQALAAAARSGLEYVLAYGVLKPGERGSDFSKDPDRRIYITRDVPAAGQYGEDEIPLAQAYTLETVQAELKSRIAKSTLDATSTGVLPVDRVRLQDAAFEVARQYLVDTLHFDSDRTNVMREAARRETEPVMREIMAQEEIQRKGQRWTAQSRMDAKTYMEIKSRTDRQTAGITGAILAHTLLVGLALFAFVRAMPWLERNPDQRFQMLCLALLVMCATAATGRIVSYFADKGLVVPAAAGAILLAILTNARLAGFTAIVTSLLLSIQFGYSWQLLVVSAVMSLTGVMSIYKVRKRSDMGNAAVKATFAGVIVTLAISLGQDSILSSSALSTVSYSLMMVAVNGVLCLGLVPALLPSLEKLFDITTDIQLLEYSDLNNPVLSRLAMEVPATYAHSLMIGQLAEAAADAIGANGLMARVCAYYHDIGKMKRPEYFVENQTGANIHDELSPRLSARAIASHVSEGAEMARELHLPKPIIDGILEHHGTCLISFFYKEAVAQAKHGGVTEADFRYPGPRPRYRETAILMICDAVESAVRTLKNPNEERVREMVDRIIASRASDRQFDECQLTLKDLDTIAEVLTKRVASTQHRRIAYPEQKPEAPAANVIPLSGGQE, from the coding sequence ATGATCGGGCAGTTTCGCAAACGGCATCAGTTGAGCCCGGGCATCTACCGGGGCCAGCAACAGGACGACACGCGCAGCCGCGAAACCAGGTTGCGGCGCGTGCTGCTCGCGGTTGCGCTGGTGTTCCTCGTGATTGCGGTAACGAAACAGCTCAACTTTGGAACGAGCGCGGACAAACTGGATTACGACGGCCGCTTTCCCGCGAAGGAATCGCTCATTGCCGAGTTTGGGTTCGAGAGCGAAGACGTCGAAAAGACGCGCGAGGCCCGCGAAGCGTCCGCGGCGCGCGTTCCCGATTCGTTTCATGTGGACGCCGAGTCGGTTAAGCGCCAACTGGGTCAATTCGATACGTTCGTCGCGAAAGTCAATGCGCTCAAACCCGAAGTCGAAAAGGCCGTTCTCGCGGTGCGCGCGCGCGGCGAATCCGGCGCGTCGGAAACGGCCGCGATAAGCAAGGCCGTCCGCGAAATCGCCGACGCGGCCGTCACGAACGACGAATTGCTGCGCGCTACAAAGCCGGAGCACTTGGCCGTGTGGCTGACACCGCGCATGCCGGCCCCCGCCGAACCCAAGCCAGACCCCGCCACGGAGACGAAGACAGCAACCGACGCGCAGGGCGCATCCCAACAGGCGCCGATCGAGCTCGCGCACGCGCAAGCGTTGGCGGCCGCGGCGAGGTCGGGCCTCGAGTACGTGCTCGCCTACGGCGTCCTCAAGCCCGGCGAGCGCGGCAGCGATTTTTCGAAGGACCCCGACCGCCGCATCTACATCACGCGCGACGTCCCCGCCGCCGGACAATACGGCGAAGACGAGATTCCGCTTGCGCAGGCGTATACGCTCGAAACGGTGCAGGCGGAACTGAAGTCGCGCATTGCGAAGTCAACGCTCGATGCCACAAGCACTGGCGTGCTTCCCGTTGATCGCGTGCGGTTGCAGGACGCGGCGTTCGAGGTGGCGCGCCAGTACTTGGTCGACACCCTCCACTTTGACAGCGATCGAACGAACGTGATGCGCGAGGCCGCGCGACGCGAGACCGAACCCGTCATGCGCGAGATCATGGCGCAGGAAGAGATACAGCGAAAAGGCCAGCGCTGGACGGCGCAGTCGCGCATGGACGCGAAAACCTACATGGAGATTAAGTCGCGCACCGACCGGCAGACGGCCGGCATTACGGGCGCGATTTTGGCCCACACGCTCTTAGTGGGATTGGCCTTGTTCGCGTTCGTCCGCGCGATGCCTTGGCTTGAACGGAATCCCGACCAGCGCTTTCAGATGCTCTGCCTCGCTTTGTTGGTGATGTGCGCAACGGCCGCGACCGGCCGCATCGTGTCGTATTTCGCCGATAAAGGCCTCGTCGTCCCGGCGGCGGCGGGCGCCATTCTCCTCGCAATTCTTACGAACGCACGGCTTGCGGGCTTCACCGCGATCGTCACATCGCTGCTGCTCTCGATTCAGTTCGGCTACAGTTGGCAATTGCTCGTCGTTTCCGCGGTGATGTCGCTCACCGGCGTGATGAGCATCTACAAGGTGCGCAAACGCAGCGACATGGGTAACGCCGCCGTAAAAGCGACATTCGCGGGAGTCATCGTCACGCTCGCAATCTCGCTTGGGCAGGATTCCATTCTCTCCAGCTCGGCGCTGTCCACGGTTTCGTACTCGCTCATGATGGTCGCCGTAAACGGCGTACTCTGTCTTGGCCTGGTGCCGGCCCTGCTGCCTTCCCTGGAAAAGCTTTTCGACATTACGACCGACATCCAACTGCTCGAATACTCGGATTTGAACAACCCGGTATTGAGCCGCCTCGCAATGGAAGTGCCCGCAACTTACGCACACAGCCTGATGATCGGGCAACTCGCGGAGGCCGCGGCGGACGCGATCGGCGCGAACGGCCTTATGGCGCGCGTCTGCGCGTACTACCACGACATCGGCAAGATGAAACGCCCCGAATACTTCGTCGAGAACCAGACCGGCGCGAACATCCACGACGAGCTGTCGCCGCGCTTGAGCGCGCGGGCGATCGCGTCGCACGTGTCCGAAGGCGCGGAGATGGCGCGCGAACTGCACCTGCCAAAACCGATCATCGACGGCATTCTCGAACACCACGGCACGTGCCTTATCAGTTTCTTCTACAAGGAGGCCGTCGCGCAGGCGAAGCATGGCGGCGTCACGGAGGCCGACTTCCGCTATCCCGGGCCGCGCCCGCGCTACCGCGAAACGGCCATCCTGATGATTTGCGACGCGGTCGAGTCCGCCGTGCGCACGCTGAAGAACCCCAACGAAGAGCGCGTCCGCGAAATGGTGGACCGTATCATTGCAAGCCGTGCCAGCGACCGCCAGTTCGACGAATGCCAACTTACGTTGAAGGACCTCGACACCATTGCGGAAGTGCTCACCAAGCGTGTCGCATCGACGCAACACCGCCGCATCGCGTATCCGGAACAAAAGCCCGAAGCGCCCGCGGCGAACGTCATCCCGCTGTCCGGAGGCCAGGAGTAG
- the ybeY gene encoding rRNA maturation RNase YbeY, which yields MGVTLAVRNATSRAKCYEKPALKAIAEKVCAGEGVPGDVEISVLFCTDASIRNLNVRYGGKDEATDVLAFEQSGIHPEDGPRPLGDIVISLDTVHARCGGKAKAMRDEVKLLFCHGLLHLIGFDHNDARGRQAMIDRQAKYLGCSRGDAWFRGH from the coding sequence GTGGGCGTTACGCTCGCCGTCCGGAACGCGACTTCGCGCGCCAAGTGCTACGAGAAACCCGCATTGAAGGCGATTGCCGAAAAGGTCTGCGCGGGCGAAGGCGTCCCGGGCGACGTGGAAATCAGCGTGCTGTTCTGCACCGACGCATCGATTCGCAATTTGAACGTGCGGTACGGAGGCAAAGACGAGGCCACCGACGTCCTGGCCTTCGAACAATCCGGCATACATCCCGAGGACGGCCCGCGTCCGTTGGGCGATATTGTAATATCGCTGGACACCGTCCACGCGCGGTGCGGCGGAAAGGCCAAGGCCATGCGGGACGAAGTGAAACTGCTCTTTTGTCATGGCCTGCTTCACTTGATAGGGTTCGACCACAACGACGCGCGCGGCCGGCAGGCGATGATCGATCGGCAGGCGAAGTACTTGGGATGCTCGCGCGGCGACGCGTGGTTTCGCGGCCATTAA
- a CDS encoding HlyC/CorC family transporter, with amino-acid sequence MSRRMLLLACCGLTIAFAVWALPSGDDPLPAPANTLDETAANVGAAIAIIPDAAEPLFSRHFPLPVLLGVGALLLCSAFFSGSETAFFSINRLRMRSLKEEGTVTGTLIAQTMEHPGRLLTTILIGNMIVNTLTGIILGSRAEEFVRELVPTLHPVASYIIAVSIVTGLLVFIGEISPKVFAVQAGEQVARVVVFPILAADRVLAPMRDGLLGITNLLFKITRFHELRAAPFITDEEFKSALTDGEVQGAIEEDERQMIQGILEFSDAQLREILVPRQDAVSLSEDSTVAHAHALYREHHYSRMPVFRESLDQIVGTLVVKDLLPFIAHGEQDRKIQGLIRPPHFVPATMTVQQFVRDAQRHRTHLAVVVDEYGGTAGIVTLEDAMEQVVGDIMDESEQDEPGFKQMEGGVYALEGDFSLDDLNSLLGTSLRDAAHETIAGFLMHHSEKVLETGDTLETDGVRFTVAECDGKRVSSVLVQMLKNVDAPVPAVEGAPAP; translated from the coding sequence ATGTCGCGTCGAATGCTTCTGCTGGCGTGCTGCGGCTTGACCATAGCGTTTGCCGTATGGGCGCTGCCTTCAGGCGATGACCCGTTGCCGGCGCCCGCAAACACGCTGGACGAAACCGCCGCCAACGTGGGCGCCGCGATCGCCATCATTCCCGATGCGGCCGAACCGCTGTTCTCAAGACATTTCCCATTGCCGGTCCTCTTGGGCGTGGGCGCCCTCCTCCTGTGCTCGGCTTTCTTCAGCGGCTCGGAAACAGCGTTCTTCTCCATCAACCGTCTGCGCATGCGAAGTCTGAAAGAGGAAGGGACCGTGACCGGGACGCTCATCGCGCAAACGATGGAGCATCCGGGCCGGCTCCTTACGACGATCCTGATCGGCAACATGATCGTCAACACCCTTACCGGCATTATTCTGGGAAGCCGTGCGGAAGAATTCGTTCGCGAACTCGTGCCCACTCTTCATCCGGTCGCCTCATACATCATCGCCGTGTCGATTGTGACGGGCCTGCTTGTCTTCATCGGCGAGATATCGCCGAAGGTATTCGCCGTGCAGGCCGGTGAACAGGTCGCGCGCGTGGTGGTCTTTCCAATCCTCGCGGCGGACCGTGTCCTCGCGCCGATGCGCGACGGACTACTGGGGATTACAAACCTCCTCTTCAAAATAACGCGCTTTCACGAATTGCGTGCCGCGCCGTTCATCACCGACGAAGAATTCAAGTCCGCGCTCACCGATGGCGAGGTGCAAGGCGCGATCGAGGAAGACGAGCGCCAGATGATCCAGGGCATTCTCGAGTTCAGCGACGCGCAATTGCGCGAGATTCTCGTGCCCCGGCAGGACGCCGTATCGCTTTCGGAGGATTCGACCGTCGCTCACGCGCACGCGCTGTACCGCGAGCACCACTACTCGCGAATGCCCGTGTTCCGCGAGAGCCTGGACCAGATCGTGGGCACGCTCGTAGTCAAAGACCTGCTTCCATTCATTGCTCACGGCGAACAGGACCGAAAAATTCAGGGCCTGATTCGACCTCCGCATTTCGTCCCCGCGACAATGACCGTGCAGCAGTTCGTGCGCGATGCACAGCGCCACCGCACGCATCTCGCCGTCGTTGTCGACGAATACGGCGGCACCGCGGGTATCGTGACGCTCGAAGACGCGATGGAGCAGGTCGTCGGCGACATCATGGACGAGAGCGAACAGGATGAGCCGGGCTTCAAGCAAATGGAGGGCGGCGTATACGCGTTGGAAGGAGATTTCTCCCTCGACGATCTGAATAGTCTTCTGGGTACAAGCTTGCGTGATGCGGCGCACGAGACCATCGCCGGATTCCTGATGCACCACTCCGAGAAGGTCTTGGAGACCGGCGACACGCTCGAAACCGACGGTGTCCGCTTTACCGTCGCGGAGTGCGACGGCAAGCGTGTTTCGAGCGTCTTGGTTCAAATGCTGAAGAACGTTGATGCGCCGGTGCCGGCGGTAGAAGGCGCTCCCGCGCCATGA
- a CDS encoding HlyC/CorC family transporter has product MTVSIALTILFACVVFQALFAGYETGFVSLNPLRIRFLAEEEGRDRAKRLLRYASKPDQMLAMLLIGTNIATVVASIALARVFSEVAALLIATPLFLVFSEIVPKSIFRAHPNRLSLWFLPLIETWYVVLAPIAAPISWITRAMFRGKGHHISPLMTTREDVRVLVDESAHHGNIAPEEQRMIHGVINLQATQAKEIMVPRIDMQALPDTATRAELLALLVESGRTRVPIYHDSVDSVTGVVNAHDVLIDGTPEVRDIARFVRPVMHVPDTMKVDDLFQEMKRQKQHMAIVTDEYGGTDGLVTIEDILEEIFGDIQDEHDREESQIHLVGPGAYVIDARTYLDDVSEAINYEIADPEVETIGGWLMRVAGRIPVQGEVVASGRLRATVLDGTPSSINKIRLEVLPEPKGIDG; this is encoded by the coding sequence ATGACGGTATCCATCGCACTTACGATCCTGTTCGCGTGCGTCGTGTTTCAGGCCCTTTTCGCCGGATACGAAACCGGCTTTGTATCGTTGAACCCGCTGCGGATTCGCTTCCTGGCGGAGGAGGAGGGTCGCGACCGCGCCAAACGCCTGCTCCGCTACGCGAGTAAACCGGATCAGATGCTCGCGATGCTGCTGATCGGCACCAACATTGCCACGGTCGTCGCCTCGATAGCCCTTGCCCGCGTGTTTTCCGAAGTGGCCGCGCTGCTCATCGCTACGCCGCTCTTCCTCGTCTTCTCCGAAATCGTCCCGAAAAGTATCTTCCGCGCGCATCCGAATCGGCTGTCGTTGTGGTTTCTTCCGCTCATTGAAACCTGGTACGTCGTTCTCGCCCCCATTGCGGCGCCCATCTCGTGGATCACCCGCGCCATGTTTCGCGGCAAGGGACATCACATCAGCCCGCTCATGACGACGCGCGAGGACGTTCGCGTGCTCGTGGACGAAAGCGCCCACCACGGAAACATCGCGCCGGAAGAGCAGCGTATGATTCACGGCGTCATCAACCTGCAAGCGACGCAGGCAAAGGAAATAATGGTACCGCGCATCGACATGCAGGCGTTGCCGGACACGGCGACGCGCGCGGAGTTGCTCGCGCTGCTGGTGGAGTCCGGGCGCACGCGCGTGCCGATCTATCACGACAGCGTCGACTCCGTTACCGGTGTGGTCAATGCCCACGACGTGCTCATCGACGGCACGCCTGAGGTGCGGGACATCGCGCGGTTCGTGCGGCCGGTCATGCACGTGCCCGACACGATGAAGGTCGACGATCTCTTCCAAGAGATGAAGCGACAGAAACAGCACATGGCGATCGTCACCGACGAATACGGCGGCACGGACGGATTGGTTACGATCGAGGACATCCTCGAAGAAATCTTCGGGGACATCCAGGACGAACACGACCGCGAAGAAAGTCAGATTCATCTCGTCGGACCCGGCGCCTACGTCATCGACGCGCGCACGTATCTCGACGACGTCTCGGAAGCGATCAACTACGAAATCGCGGACCCGGAGGTCGAGACGATAGGCGGCTGGCTCATGCGCGTTGCCGGCCGCATTCCCGTCCAGGGCGAAGTCGTCGCCAGCGGGCGCCTGCGCGCGACCGTGCTCGACGGAACGCCAAGCAGCATCAACAAGATTCGGCTCGAAGTGCTGCCGGAGCCGAAGGGGATAGATGGGTGA
- a CDS encoding helix-turn-helix domain-containing protein codes for MNTVEFDRLAGAVQRDPVMRKLSRMAREITGSTLLILGQRNGEIVRIGLDGHESDLPPFCQAMRATEEGARRCSACRSLVAMRACYHGVSDYCCHGGISIVAAPAVKPAEAGGQFVVVSSCAYAAPDRRRGWQAARRHIKDVPIDKTKLRKVYQSLPELETEKQAVVKAIVDLAASALAELARSICAPNRTPATNVPAAAYSTRALDRDLREVFSQACEGSVTSRTVANGTSLSEIVTAIVAQNPAAPFTVANVARAARMTPNHFSSLFHRQTGTKFTAFLTEQRIALACKLLRDVTLDIGEVAARSGFPDGNYFSRRFKTITGHTPSEFRAHCR; via the coding sequence ATGAATACCGTGGAATTCGACCGCCTCGCCGGGGCGGTCCAGCGCGATCCGGTCATGCGCAAACTCTCGCGCATGGCCCGTGAAATCACCGGCAGCACGCTACTCATTCTCGGCCAACGCAACGGCGAAATCGTTCGCATCGGCCTCGACGGCCACGAATCGGACTTGCCGCCGTTTTGCCAGGCGATGCGGGCGACGGAAGAAGGGGCGCGGCGGTGCTCGGCGTGCCGATCCCTCGTGGCGATGCGCGCCTGCTACCACGGCGTGAGCGATTATTGCTGCCATGGCGGGATTTCGATCGTCGCGGCCCCGGCGGTTAAACCCGCGGAAGCAGGGGGTCAGTTCGTCGTAGTCAGTTCCTGCGCGTATGCGGCGCCGGACCGCAGGAGGGGCTGGCAAGCGGCGCGAAGACACATAAAAGACGTGCCCATCGACAAGACGAAATTGCGCAAGGTCTACCAGAGTCTCCCCGAACTCGAGACCGAGAAACAGGCCGTCGTCAAGGCGATTGTCGATTTGGCCGCGAGCGCGCTGGCGGAGTTGGCGCGGTCGATCTGCGCGCCAAACCGAACGCCGGCTACGAACGTTCCCGCGGCGGCATACTCCACGCGCGCGTTAGACCGCGATCTGCGCGAAGTGTTTTCCCAGGCATGCGAAGGATCGGTTACATCGCGCACTGTCGCGAACGGCACATCGTTATCCGAGATCGTTACGGCAATCGTCGCGCAGAATCCCGCGGCGCCGTTTACGGTCGCCAATGTCGCGCGCGCGGCGCGCATGACGCCAAACCACTTTTCGAGCCTGTTCCATCGCCAGACGGGGACGAAGTTCACCGCCTTTCTCACGGAGCAACGCATCGCCCTCGCGTGCAAGCTTTTGCGCGACGTGACCCTCGATATCGGCGAAGTCGCCGCACGAAGCGGGTTCCCGGACGGCAACTATTTTTCGCGCCGTTTCAAGACCATCACGGGCCACACGCCGAGCGAGTTTCGCGCGCACTGCCGGTAG
- a CDS encoding heavy metal translocating P-type ATPase produces the protein MSPQSYKILGMDCAEEIAALRQTVGPLVDDADRLRFDLLSAKMTICEGAPAVDADQVIRAVSAAGLTAIPWDEAIAARAREDHETWWTRYGRGATCAISGAAAIAGLALHARSTGLLPALADASDIAPGFDSIALYAISILGGGWFVFPRAFSAARRMRADMNLLMTVAVIGAVLLGQWFEAASVAFLFSLALLMESWSVGRARNAIRALMELAPQTARVRCPHDGCEEEKSIDSVAVGAEVIVRPGERIPLDGTVEAGSTSVNQAPITGESMPVAKTVGDTVYAGTINNEGAIALRVTRAATDTTLARTIHMVEEAQSRRAKSEQWVETFARYYTPAMMALALGIAVVPPSLDGDWQRWFYEALVVLVIACPCALVISTPVSNVAGLAAAARAGVLIKGGVYLEQAGLIDAAAIDKTGTLTRGEVGVQRIVPINGHTERDVLAFAAALESNSDHPIARAIVARAHVDGVRVPPAGEVRMLAGRGIQARIDGELCWAGSHRMLHEVSADECAFHETAVLLEDAGHSVVAVGIGAKVVGFIGLADTLRENARDSVLAMKRLGVAHIQMLTGDNFRTAHDVADAVGADDFGAELLPEDKVNAVEELAKRYRTVAMIGDGVNDAPALAAAHVGIAMAAIGSDAAIETADIALMSDDLSRVPWLIGHARRARATIRQNIVFALGVKAAFLALALAGVATLWMAIAADMGASLVVIFNSLRLLRGTPSSV, from the coding sequence ATGTCGCCCCAGTCATACAAAATCCTCGGCATGGATTGCGCCGAGGAGATTGCGGCATTGCGCCAGACCGTTGGCCCCTTGGTAGACGATGCGGACAGACTTCGTTTCGATTTGCTCAGCGCGAAGATGACGATCTGCGAAGGGGCCCCTGCGGTTGACGCTGACCAGGTGATCCGCGCTGTATCTGCCGCGGGACTCACGGCGATACCGTGGGACGAAGCAATCGCCGCGCGGGCGCGGGAAGACCACGAGACCTGGTGGACGCGATATGGCCGCGGTGCGACGTGCGCGATCAGTGGCGCCGCCGCGATAGCCGGATTAGCGCTCCATGCGCGCAGCACGGGCCTGCTCCCCGCGCTTGCGGATGCATCGGATATCGCTCCCGGATTCGACTCGATTGCGTTGTACGCAATTTCGATCCTCGGCGGTGGATGGTTTGTTTTCCCGCGCGCCTTCAGCGCGGCGCGGCGCATGCGCGCGGACATGAACTTACTGATGACGGTCGCGGTGATCGGCGCGGTGTTGCTTGGCCAATGGTTTGAAGCGGCAAGCGTCGCGTTTCTGTTTTCGCTCGCGTTACTCATGGAATCGTGGAGCGTAGGCCGTGCGCGCAACGCGATCCGCGCGCTGATGGAGCTGGCGCCGCAGACGGCGCGCGTCCGCTGTCCTCACGACGGATGCGAAGAGGAAAAGTCCATCGACAGCGTAGCAGTTGGTGCGGAAGTTATTGTGCGCCCGGGCGAGCGTATCCCGCTCGACGGCACGGTTGAAGCGGGCAGCACGTCGGTGAACCAAGCGCCGATCACCGGTGAATCGATGCCGGTTGCGAAGACCGTCGGCGACACGGTGTACGCGGGCACGATTAACAACGAAGGCGCGATCGCGCTGCGTGTCACGCGCGCGGCAACGGACACAACGCTTGCGCGGACGATTCATATGGTCGAGGAGGCGCAATCCCGGCGTGCGAAAAGCGAGCAGTGGGTAGAGACGTTTGCCCGCTACTACACCCCGGCCATGATGGCGCTCGCCTTGGGCATTGCGGTTGTGCCTCCGTCATTGGACGGCGATTGGCAGCGGTGGTTCTACGAGGCGCTGGTCGTGCTGGTGATTGCGTGCCCGTGCGCGCTGGTCATTTCGACGCCGGTAAGCAATGTCGCGGGTTTGGCGGCGGCCGCCCGCGCGGGCGTGCTGATCAAGGGGGGCGTGTATCTTGAGCAGGCGGGATTGATTGATGCGGCCGCCATCGACAAGACGGGAACGCTGACGCGCGGTGAAGTGGGCGTTCAGCGCATCGTGCCGATCAACGGTCACACAGAACGCGACGTACTCGCATTCGCCGCGGCGCTCGAATCCAACAGTGACCACCCCATTGCCCGCGCAATTGTCGCTCGCGCGCACGTGGACGGCGTACGGGTGCCGCCCGCAGGCGAGGTGAGAATGCTTGCGGGGCGCGGCATACAGGCGCGCATAGATGGGGAACTCTGTTGGGCCGGAAGCCATCGCATGCTCCACGAAGTCAGCGCGGACGAGTGTGCGTTTCACGAGACCGCGGTATTGCTTGAAGACGCGGGCCATTCCGTGGTCGCCGTGGGAATTGGCGCAAAGGTGGTCGGATTTATCGGCCTTGCGGACACGCTGCGCGAGAACGCGCGAGACAGCGTCCTCGCGATGAAACGGTTAGGCGTCGCGCACATCCAGATGCTGACCGGCGACAATTTTCGTACCGCGCACGACGTGGCCGACGCCGTGGGGGCGGACGATTTCGGAGCGGAACTGTTACCGGAGGACAAGGTCAACGCAGTGGAGGAACTTGCCAAGCGATACCGCACCGTTGCGATGATCGGGGACGGCGTCAACGACGCCCCGGCATTGGCCGCGGCACACGTCGGCATCGCCATGGCGGCCATCGGCTCCGACGCGGCGATCGAGACGGCCGACATTGCGCTCATGTCCGACGACCTGTCGCGCGTGCCGTGGCTGATCGGCCACGCGCGCAGGGCACGCGCCACCATTCGACAGAATATCGTGTTCGCGTTGGGCGTGAAAGCGGCCTTCCTCGCGCTCGCGCTTGCGGGCGTCGCGACGTTGTGGATGGCAATCGCAGCGGACATGGGCGCGTCGCTCGTCGTCATATTCAATTCGCTACGGTTACTTCGCGGTACGCCCTCGTCGGTCTAG
- a CDS encoding methyltransferase domain-containing protein yields the protein MRRLYPYLRGPIRHVARALLGREAVARLKSAWLPRDFTYDADYFARDIDGPALESAPDITASIMGDLAPRSVIDVGCGTGALLATLRDAGCVVSGLEFAEAAREICRKRGLDVRRFDIANDSFDAGQPFDVAVSMEVAEHIPEPAAERYVDLLVQLGRTIVFTAAPPGQGGTDHVNEQPHEYWIEKFGARDRVLDWPLTARWRAAWKESGHVQSWYYNNLLVFRTPRSAVFPSAPAARETVTQTSSSGQTADSSLSTPSLH from the coding sequence ATGCGGCGATTGTACCCCTACCTGCGCGGACCAATTCGCCATGTTGCGCGCGCGCTCCTGGGCCGCGAGGCCGTCGCCCGGCTAAAATCCGCGTGGTTGCCGCGGGACTTTACGTACGACGCCGACTACTTCGCGCGGGACATCGATGGACCCGCATTGGAGAGCGCACCGGACATCACCGCGAGTATCATGGGCGATCTCGCTCCGCGGTCCGTCATCGACGTCGGGTGCGGCACGGGCGCGCTTCTCGCAACGCTGCGCGACGCCGGTTGTGTCGTATCGGGTCTCGAATTCGCGGAGGCCGCGAGGGAGATTTGCCGGAAGCGCGGCCTCGATGTGCGGCGGTTCGACATCGCAAACGACTCGTTCGACGCGGGACAGCCGTTCGATGTGGCCGTCAGCATGGAAGTTGCCGAACACATTCCCGAGCCTGCCGCGGAGCGCTACGTGGATTTGCTCGTGCAGCTCGGCAGGACGATCGTGTTTACGGCCGCGCCTCCCGGGCAGGGCGGCACCGACCACGTCAACGAACAACCGCACGAGTATTGGATTGAGAAGTTTGGCGCGCGCGATCGCGTGTTGGATTGGCCGCTTACCGCACGATGGCGCGCCGCGTGGAAGGAATCCGGCCACGTGCAATCGTGGTACTACAACAACCTGCTCGTCTTTCGTACACCGCGATCCGCCGTGTTCCCGTCCGCGCCCGCCGCGCGCGAAACGGTGACGCAAACGAGTAGTAGCGGCCAGACTGCCGATTCGAGCCTATCGACTCCGTCCCTCCATTAG